In Camelus dromedarius isolate mCamDro1 chromosome 3, mCamDro1.pat, whole genome shotgun sequence, one DNA window encodes the following:
- the ARRDC3 gene encoding arrestin domain-containing protein 3 isoform X2 produces MKLELELRSLRLQNDDNSEEGFNTIHSGRHEYAFSFELPQTPLATSFEGRHGSVRYWVKAELHRPWLLPVKLKKEFTVFEHIDINTPSLLSPQAGTKEKTLCCWFCTSGPISLSAKIERKGYTPGESIQIFAEIENCSSRVVVPKAAIYQTQAFYAKGKMKEVKQLVANLRGESLSSGKTETWNGKLLKIPPVSPSILDCSIIRVEYSLMVYVDIPGAMDLFLNLPLVIGTIPLHPFGSRTSSVSSQCSMNMNWLGLSLPERPEAPPSYAEVVTEEQRRNNLAPVSACDDFERALQGPLFAYIQEFRFLPPPLYSEIDPNPDQSADDRPSCPSR; encoded by the exons ATGAAGTTGGAATTAGAACTCAGATCTCTCAGACTCCAAA atGATGATAATTCTGAAGAAGGCTTCAACACTATTCATTCAGGAAGGCATGAATATGCTTTCAGCTTTGAGCTTCCACAGAC ACCACTTGCTACCTCATTCGAAGGCCGACATGGCAGTGTGCGCTATTGGGTGAAAGCCGAATTGCACAGGCCTTGGCTTCTACCAGTAAAATTAAAGAAGGAATTTACAGTCTTTGAGCATATAGATATCAACACTCCTTCATTACTG tcaCCCCAAGCAGGCACAAAAGAAAAGACTCTCTGTTGCTGGTTCTGTACCTCAGGCCCAATATCCTTAAGTGCCAAAATCGAAAGGAAGGGCTATACTCCAG gtgAATCGATTCAGATATTTGCTGAGATTGAGAACTGCTCTTCCCGAGTGGTGGTGCCAAAGGCAGCCATTTACCAAACACAGGCCTTCTATGCCAAAGGGAAAATGAAGGAAGTCAAACAGCTTGTGGCTAACTTGCGTGGGGAATCCTTATCATCTGGAAAGACAGAGACGTGGAATGGCAAGTTGCTGAAAATTCCACCAGTTTCTCCCTCTATCCTCGACTGTAGTATAATCCGTGTGGAATATTCGCTAATG GTATATGTGGATATTCCTGGAGCtatggatttatttcttaatttgccACTTGTCATCGGTACCATTCCTTTACATCCATTTGGTAGCAGAACCTCAAGTGTAAGCAGTCAGTGTAGCATGAATATGAACTGGCTTGGTTTATCCCTACCTGAAAGACCGGAAG CACCACCCAGCTATGCAGAAGTGGTAACAGAGGAACAAAGGCGGAACAATCTTGCACCAGTGAGTGCTTGTGATGACTTTGAGAGAGCGCTTCAAGGACCATTGTTTGCATATATCCAGGAGTTTCGGTTCTTGCCTCCACCTCTTTATTCAGAG atTGATCCAAATCCTGATCAGTCAGCAGATGATAGACCATCCTGCCCGTCTCGTTGA